One genomic window of Candidatus Bathyarchaeota archaeon includes the following:
- a CDS encoding DNA double-strand break repair nuclease NurA: protein MSKIVSVPRQPVGMSVSKNSRLLFHPTFEETLTELKRKKIRLPNKPTDQELDFREYGYPQDGELITGVEDFGKRKLDPNKGEEICKSSLICAYDESVNKFEGLEGTAYLTSHSIIVHGEYDFIPVDLLTFYFYTRSLLLSKDSKYVKYSENTEVDSKRDYIDDRKKLLSENVPENSIIFIDGPLVGSQMTRQTIDLNNILLRKKIAPIFFVKNSNSNLVIENIKHLKNRYNSDMHWSYNFLKEGERTSLFRYVDKTNRDFAKIFCYLKAFDASPQRIEIDLNTFREFANSINDLFDLAYYLLLAQGDLKNPQIRSIAIAEKYARATLRLINLPQMMKELGITPTMNQERFAW, encoded by the coding sequence GTGTCGAAGATCGTTAGTGTTCCTAGGCAACCCGTTGGAATGAGTGTCTCAAAGAACAGTAGGTTGCTCTTTCATCCAACCTTTGAAGAAACACTAACAGAGCTTAAAAGAAAGAAAATTAGGTTGCCAAATAAACCCACAGATCAAGAGTTAGACTTCCGTGAATATGGCTACCCACAAGATGGCGAATTAATAACGGGTGTTGAAGACTTCGGCAAACGTAAACTTGATCCTAATAAGGGAGAAGAAATCTGCAAATCTTCTCTTATCTGCGCCTATGACGAATCTGTTAATAAATTTGAGGGATTGGAAGGAACAGCGTATCTCACTTCCCATTCAATAATCGTTCATGGAGAATACGATTTTATTCCTGTCGATCTGTTAACTTTCTATTTTTACACAAGGTCTTTGTTGCTATCTAAAGACTCTAAATATGTCAAATATTCAGAAAACACGGAAGTAGATTCAAAAAGAGATTACATTGATGACCGGAAAAAATTACTGAGCGAGAATGTCCCAGAGAATTCGATTATTTTCATTGACGGTCCACTCGTGGGGAGTCAAATGACAAGACAAACAATTGACTTAAATAATATATTACTAAGGAAGAAAATCGCTCCAATTTTTTTTGTTAAGAACAGTAATAGCAATTTAGTTATAGAAAATATTAAACATTTAAAAAATCGCTATAATTCCGATATGCATTGGTCCTATAATTTTCTCAAAGAGGGAGAACGAACTAGTCTCTTCAGATACGTTGATAAGACAAATCGGGATTTCGCGAAGATCTTTTGTTATTTGAAAGCATTTGATGCAAGTCCACAAAGAATCGAAATTGACCTAAATACCTTCAGAGAATTCGCCAATAGCATCAATGATTTGTTTGATTTGGCGTATTATCTGCTTCTTGCTCAAGGAGATCTGAAGAACCCACAGATTAGATCAATAGCAATTGCCGAAAAATATGCGCGAGCCACTTTAAGATTGATAAATCTTCCACAAATGATGAAAGAACTAGGAATAACTCCAACTATGAATCAAGAAAGGTTTGCGTGGTAG
- a CDS encoding ATP-binding protein gives MWIVLGEEKGRIKLVSSSKMDGILPKGSFLTVESSENKHILRVVDSQQHEPYSPTPMLVDMDLTPLKQDQKCQNVIHAVRVGDIKERKDGLIDFIRPQLPARRSNQSEIDSVLGLKSVGPQVFVATVQGGKNQILRDEKGTPIIVSVPTEFFYHQILICGKTGSGKTVASKYLAQYFVEELEHYGAVLAVNVKDVDFLKMEKASITANPNLVEEWKSIQKTAHGIENFTVYYPANQIIDPGQGVNMDVCKNITLNVRLIDPEALSGLIVGFSDIAAQHLPNIFRAWQHKRLESNHGEFTFGDFVRYFALGSEDNYRYETINARGDPLQVTLPWGTYHNILRNLNYATEFFDDETAETISAQDILVRGKMSVINVAGEKGIQFGSVILRHLLKNIVEEKSTGRSKVPILIIIDEVHQFYDTGSSREALGELDTICRTGRSKEIGVIFSSQNPSDIPRGLSNVINTKFFFKSDRSSAKDYGISVTNEEVQNLGKGYAIANIHGLPQVRVVKFPLALSGVFEKGV, from the coding sequence ATGTGGATAGTTTTGGGTGAAGAAAAAGGAAGAATAAAACTCGTTTCTTCTTCAAAAATGGATGGAATCTTACCTAAAGGGTCATTCCTTACTGTTGAATCAAGCGAGAATAAACATATCTTGAGAGTTGTAGATAGCCAACAACACGAACCTTATTCCCCAACACCAATGTTAGTTGATATGGATTTGACACCTCTCAAACAAGATCAGAAATGTCAAAATGTAATCCATGCCGTAAGAGTTGGGGACATAAAAGAAAGAAAAGACGGACTTATTGATTTTATTAGACCTCAACTACCAGCAAGAAGATCTAATCAAAGTGAAATTGATAGTGTGCTAGGTTTAAAATCGGTTGGTCCACAAGTTTTTGTAGCAACAGTCCAAGGTGGAAAGAATCAGATTCTTCGAGATGAGAAGGGTACTCCAATTATTGTTTCGGTTCCAACTGAATTTTTCTATCACCAGATATTAATTTGTGGAAAAACTGGGAGTGGAAAAACAGTTGCATCCAAGTATCTTGCTCAATACTTCGTTGAAGAACTAGAACACTATGGTGCCGTCTTAGCAGTAAACGTAAAGGACGTAGATTTCCTCAAAATGGAAAAAGCATCTATTACTGCTAACCCAAATTTGGTAGAGGAATGGAAATCAATCCAAAAAACTGCTCATGGAATCGAAAATTTTACAGTGTACTATCCTGCAAACCAAATAATCGATCCCGGTCAAGGAGTAAATATGGATGTATGCAAGAACATTACACTCAATGTCCGTCTTATTGATCCTGAGGCTTTGTCGGGTCTTATAGTTGGATTCTCAGACATTGCAGCACAACATTTACCAAACATATTTAGAGCTTGGCAACATAAAAGACTTGAATCAAACCATGGAGAGTTTACTTTCGGAGATTTTGTAAGGTATTTTGCCTTAGGTTCTGAGGACAATTATCGTTATGAAACGATTAATGCACGAGGAGATCCACTTCAAGTAACTTTACCTTGGGGTACTTATCATAATATTTTGCGAAATTTGAATTATGCTACAGAATTCTTTGATGATGAAACAGCCGAAACAATAAGCGCTCAAGATATTTTAGTTCGAGGAAAGATGTCTGTCATAAATGTTGCCGGAGAAAAAGGAATACAATTTGGATCTGTAATTTTACGACACCTATTGAAAAACATTGTTGAAGAAAAAAGTACTGGAAGGTCTAAAGTTCCTATATTAATTATTATTGACGAAGTACATCAATTTTATGATACAGGTAGTTCGCGAGAAGCACTTGGTGAATTAGATACAATATGCCGTACTGGTCGAAGTAAAGAAATTGGAGTGATATTCTCGTCACAGAATCCTTCAGATATACCAAGAGGGTTGTCAAACGTTATTAATACTAAATTCTTTTTCAAATCTGACAGGTCTTCAGCAAAAGATTATGGGATTTCTGTAACAAATGAAGAAGTTCAGAATCTTGGTAAGGGATATGCGATAGCCAATATTCATGGTTTACCCCAAGTTAGGGTTGTGAAATTTCCGTTAGCTTTGTCAGGTGTATTTGAAAAAGGAGTTTGA
- a CDS encoding AAA family ATPase, translated as MITYDYLIERNLGQGKSIRFDPEQIPTRLENVVVIEGPNSSGKSTLLNIIALGLFGMKSSRINFILKSKLDSLLDLNHQKITFSFKIVSKNGKFTLKSEKADINGNEIIVEESVDGKKFKPLSFENFQRKYNLIYDIPNNPTERLPELLKELKDEQLQFGNSFKNFGFYLHNVITEINSSRNPKRLEELRRKLADEEKKKGELAKELPELEAFLNQLEMNAYIDYFYHYSNEGEFLTRKIDKLEREIGKIKRDGKKITRSITNNRKKLARLRREFSEYYKKVTPLIKNALPKNERSRFNIWKDVNPYCAESNELNTVKIEATHFQDIFSKEIEVLKKDRSFIDAKIMAQLFEALSEFEDSMLRIPELEVTIGELVRILKKESNTSSILITKYDTLNKIIGDLKNLKLTVGELQKIEMALKLESDVSEEFCEETIDAFDENNRQLKDMKNDLELYAIKCNEYFQRSISKGINQLQLENMTYRECVKEIPRNSKINQYLSLSEKQVLEQIKKLQDDIIEKRGELSGREVVITQYRKNVKHLENQKPHKFEKQVEVIGSLLRKTDAISQKILSSHNINLKNLINKKIKVEQKLKTEELRYYDEVSKYLAHRIGAFRHIDKIYKAKVVDLISGKILTDSEEIIYIGDMGTGQSQSAYILSLLNVKDDNRKIIALFDEIAMMDDESLKPIYSRLRELYKSNKLLLGILVQRSNEPAVKELV; from the coding sequence ATGATAACATATGACTACCTTATCGAGAGAAATCTTGGTCAAGGTAAATCAATCAGGTTCGATCCAGAGCAAATACCAACTAGACTTGAGAATGTTGTCGTAATTGAAGGCCCAAATTCATCTGGAAAAAGTACTCTCCTGAATATAATTGCTTTGGGGCTTTTCGGTATGAAAAGTTCAAGAATTAACTTTATTTTGAAAAGTAAATTAGATTCTCTATTAGATTTAAATCATCAAAAAATTACGTTTTCATTTAAAATTGTTTCAAAAAACGGAAAATTTACCTTGAAATCAGAAAAAGCTGACATTAATGGAAATGAAATTATTGTGGAAGAAAGCGTTGACGGGAAAAAATTTAAACCTTTGAGTTTTGAGAATTTTCAAAGAAAATATAATCTAATTTATGATATACCCAATAATCCAACTGAAAGGCTACCTGAGTTACTTAAAGAACTAAAAGATGAACAGCTTCAATTTGGGAATAGCTTCAAAAATTTTGGATTTTATTTGCATAATGTTATTACGGAAATAAATAGTTCTAGGAATCCTAAACGTCTTGAAGAACTTAGGAGAAAGCTTGCTGATGAAGAGAAAAAGAAGGGAGAATTAGCTAAAGAACTGCCTGAATTAGAGGCTTTTTTGAACCAGCTAGAAATGAATGCATATATTGATTACTTCTACCACTATTCGAATGAAGGCGAATTCTTAACAAGGAAAATCGACAAACTAGAAAGAGAAATTGGTAAAATAAAAAGAGATGGCAAAAAAATAACCAGGAGTATAACAAATAACAGGAAAAAATTGGCTAGGCTCCGAAGAGAATTTAGTGAATATTATAAAAAAGTTACTCCATTAATTAAAAATGCATTACCAAAAAATGAACGATCACGATTTAATATTTGGAAGGATGTTAACCCATATTGTGCTGAAAGTAACGAACTTAACACTGTGAAAATCGAAGCTACGCACTTTCAAGATATATTTTCTAAAGAAATTGAGGTACTGAAAAAAGATCGATCGTTTATAGATGCTAAGATAATGGCGCAATTATTCGAGGCTTTGAGCGAATTTGAGGATTCTATGCTGAGGATTCCTGAATTGGAAGTTACGATTGGGGAATTAGTTCGTATATTGAAAAAAGAAAGTAATACTAGTTCTATTCTGATTACGAAATATGATACTCTGAATAAAATTATTGGGGACCTTAAAAATCTGAAACTAACTGTCGGGGAGTTACAAAAAATTGAAATGGCGTTGAAACTAGAATCAGATGTAAGTGAAGAATTTTGTGAAGAAACCATTGATGCCTTCGATGAAAACAATCGTCAATTAAAAGATATGAAAAATGATCTGGAGTTATATGCAATTAAGTGTAATGAGTATTTTCAACGAAGTATTTCTAAAGGTATTAATCAACTGCAACTTGAAAACATGACATACAGAGAGTGCGTTAAGGAGATACCCAGAAATAGTAAAATCAATCAATATTTATCACTAAGTGAAAAACAGGTCTTAGAACAAATCAAAAAACTACAAGACGACATTATTGAAAAAAGGGGAGAATTGTCAGGTCGTGAAGTAGTAATAACCCAGTATAGAAAGAACGTCAAACATTTAGAGAACCAAAAACCGCATAAATTTGAGAAACAAGTCGAGGTAATAGGTAGTCTTCTCCGAAAGACTGATGCTATTAGCCAAAAAATTCTGTCTAGTCATAACATTAACCTAAAGAACTTGATAAATAAGAAGATAAAAGTGGAGCAAAAATTAAAGACGGAGGAGTTGAGGTATTATGATGAAGTTTCTAAATATCTCGCTCACAGAATTGGCGCCTTCAGACATATTGACAAGATTTACAAAGCAAAAGTAGTTGATCTTATTTCAGGAAAGATATTAACAGACAGCGAAGAGATAATTTACATTGGTGATATGGGTACTGGGCAAAGTCAAAGTGCGTATATTCTCAGTTTACTTAATGTAAAAGATGATAATAGGAAGATAATAGCTCTTTTTGATGAGATTGCGATGATGGATGATGAATCTCTTAAACCAATTTATTCAAGATTGCGAGAACTCTACAAATCCAATAAGCTTCTGTTAGGAATTCTGGTTCAACGAAGTAACGAACCTGCAGTTAAAGAATTAGTTTAG
- a CDS encoding DNA adenine methylase — protein MVKTPLRYPGGKAKALKKILPHIPNGFSEYREPFLGGGSVFVALKQQNPNLFCRINDLNNDVSSLWISLKENPDELIAAIKEIKNRWTNGKSLYKKLAHAKTQGVFGRALRFYILNRITYSGTVDSGGYSPESFEKRFTYSRIESLQPLANLLKNVKITNESYERLLFEKGKDVFIFLDPPYWKPRKSPLYGRNGDLNKFFDHKQFAENVKKCKHKWLITCDDSDLIRSLFSFAYTYPWEMLYNGLNKKKAVKGKELFITNYKIKDL, from the coding sequence ATTGTAAAAACCCCGTTAAGATATCCAGGTGGAAAGGCCAAAGCATTAAAAAAAATATTACCTCATATTCCAAATGGCTTTTCTGAATATCGAGAACCGTTTCTTGGTGGAGGCTCCGTTTTTGTGGCTTTAAAACAACAAAACCCAAATTTATTTTGTAGAATTAATGATTTAAATAATGACGTTTCTTCTTTATGGATTTCCCTTAAGGAAAACCCAGACGAACTAATCGCTGCAATTAAAGAAATAAAAAACAGATGGACGAATGGCAAAAGTCTGTATAAGAAATTGGCCCATGCCAAAACTCAAGGGGTTTTTGGTCGAGCCCTAAGATTCTATATTTTAAACAGAATCACTTACTCAGGCACAGTCGACTCTGGAGGATACTCTCCAGAATCTTTCGAGAAACGATTCACTTATTCACGAATTGAAAGTCTTCAACCTTTAGCTAACCTCTTAAAAAATGTGAAGATAACAAATGAAAGCTATGAGCGTTTGCTCTTTGAGAAAGGAAAAGATGTTTTCATTTTTTTAGATCCACCTTATTGGAAACCAAGAAAATCACCATTATATGGAAGAAATGGGGACTTAAACAAATTTTTTGACCACAAACAATTCGCAGAAAACGTCAAAAAATGCAAACATAAGTGGCTTATTACTTGTGATGATTCAGACTTAATAAGGAGCTTATTTTCATTCGCATACACCTATCCCTGGGAAATGCTATACAATGGCTTGAATAAGAAAAAAGCAGTAAAGGGAAAAGAACTCTTCATAACAAACTACAAAATAAAAGATTTATAG
- a CDS encoding SIR2 family protein, with product MTFRVLVFLGAGASVPFNIPDSKQLADLVERDLTHYSKRIKDTRQHAKMYGFRNDIETILSVLEFWTNPRRMIYEMGAFFSEITKYNLGSLKPNKRDKRIALRIKEYIVRRCCVNDASTTELIFTIYGKFFKDTSNCFDLGNCNPAGRDTCPPLDVFTTNYDNTIEEYCRRNGLALYDGYREETRGNYRFDPYYYEQASTILRLFKLHGTITYAKLDNGDIDRVAFYPPRGSLVIAGRPAFPDLIYPGTYSYIAKEPQLELLYLLKEKLTLCDLCVVVGYEFGDPNVWQIFLDAYERNRDIKVILVSPNAKGIVRRRHLPSSSFIAVPKKFEQLDVDADIKAVL from the coding sequence TTGACCTTTAGAGTCCTAGTATTTCTTGGTGCAGGAGCTTCCGTTCCTTTTAATATTCCTGACTCTAAGCAACTAGCAGATCTTGTAGAGAGAGATTTGACTCACTATTCCAAGAGGATAAAAGACACTAGGCAGCATGCAAAGATGTACGGATTTAGAAATGATATAGAGACTATACTTTCTGTCTTGGAGTTTTGGACCAATCCCCGTAGAATGATATATGAGATGGGAGCGTTCTTTTCAGAGATAACAAAATACAATCTTGGGAGCCTAAAGCCGAATAAGAGAGACAAAAGAATCGCTCTAAGGATAAAGGAATATATCGTGCGAAGATGCTGTGTCAATGATGCAAGCACTACTGAGCTGATTTTCACTATATATGGAAAGTTCTTCAAGGACACAAGCAACTGTTTTGATCTTGGAAATTGTAATCCGGCTGGAAGAGATACTTGTCCACCACTCGACGTGTTTACCACTAATTACGACAACACGATTGAGGAATATTGTCGGAGGAATGGGTTGGCATTATATGATGGATACAGAGAAGAAACGAGGGGGAACTATCGCTTTGATCCATATTATTATGAACAGGCAAGCACAATCTTGCGTCTTTTCAAGCTTCATGGGACAATAACGTACGCTAAACTAGATAATGGTGATATTGATCGAGTTGCCTTTTATCCTCCCCGGGGGTCCTTAGTTATTGCAGGAAGACCTGCATTTCCTGATTTAATATATCCAGGAACATACAGTTATATTGCAAAAGAGCCACAGTTGGAATTGTTGTATCTTCTGAAAGAGAAACTCACTTTGTGCGATCTTTGTGTAGTTGTTGGCTATGAATTCGGAGATCCGAATGTATGGCAGATTTTCCTTGATGCTTATGAAAGAAACCGAGACATTAAGGTAATCCTAGTTTCACCAAATGCAAAGGGTATCGTCAGACGACGACACTTACCTTCAAGCAGTTTTATAGCTGTTCCAAAAAAATTTGAACAACTAGATGTCGATGCAGATATTAAGGCTGTGTTGTAA
- a CDS encoding site-specific DNA-methyltransferase translates to MMANNRIMFGNSEDMRELQENSIHLVATSPPYFNAPFDYPDLCESYEEFLTLIRKVAKELKGILDEGRIACFVCDDTLIKGKKYAIVADITKIFIEEDFRYRDKIIWIKPEGYIRISQRSGVQIQHPNPMYYYPDNLQESILIFQNGDFNYNEIPKKKRENSKVDMEEGSEGKWYLTDWKITNVLPFNNRHACVVWRKDTR, encoded by the coding sequence TTGATGGCAAATAACAGAATAATGTTTGGCAATTCTGAGGATATGCGTGAACTCCAAGAAAACAGTATCCATCTTGTTGCCACAAGTCCTCCATACTTCAATGCTCCTTTTGACTATCCAGACCTATGTGAGAGTTACGAGGAATTCCTAACATTGATTCGTAAAGTAGCAAAGGAGCTAAAAGGAATTCTTGATGAAGGCAGAATTGCGTGTTTTGTGTGTGATGATACTCTAATTAAAGGGAAGAAATATGCAATAGTTGCAGATATTACGAAGATTTTCATTGAAGAAGATTTTAGATACAGAGACAAAATCATATGGATTAAGCCAGAAGGTTACATCAGGATAAGTCAAAGAAGTGGTGTTCAAATCCAACATCCTAATCCCATGTATTATTATCCTGACAACTTACAAGAATCCATTCTAATTTTTCAGAATGGTGATTTTAATTATAATGAAATTCCAAAAAAGAAAAGGGAAAACTCCAAGGTTGACATGGAAGAAGGGTCAGAAGGAAAATGGTATCTGACAGATTGGAAAATTACAAATGTTTTGCCTTTCAATAACCGACATGCATGCGTCGTTTGGAGAAAGGATACACGCTAG
- a CDS encoding ribosomal protein L13e, translating to MTSRKYSVVRKKSGKKRTGRGFSRGELKKAGINFNQALHIGLPVDVRRRTMYDENVKLAKQRLQSFKTIKKHASKAKEKTS from the coding sequence ATGACTTCACGAAAGTATTCAGTTGTTCGTAAAAAAAGTGGCAAAAAACGTACGGGCAGAGGGTTTAGCAGAGGAGAACTAAAAAAAGCCGGCATTAATTTCAACCAAGCTTTACACATTGGATTGCCGGTTGATGTAAGAAGACGAACGATGTATGATGAAAATGTGAAACTCGCGAAACAACGACTACAAAGCTTCAAAACTATCAAAAAACATGCTTCAAAAGCAAAAGAAAAAACCTCTTGA
- a CDS encoding Rpp14/Pop5 family protein: protein MALKADSDQSIDEKSLMNAIWDMVYQLFGEFGASQTALFLVKRDNEKGIVIVRCSHKALNMVRAAITSVTDINRKRAVIRVVAVSGTLKALRRKLFEH, encoded by the coding sequence TTGGCTTTAAAAGCCGATAGTGACCAATCCATTGATGAGAAGAGTTTGATGAACGCAATTTGGGACATGGTGTATCAGCTTTTTGGGGAATTTGGCGCCAGTCAGACTGCCTTGTTTCTAGTGAAACGAGATAACGAGAAAGGAATTGTGATTGTCAGATGCTCGCATAAGGCGTTGAATATGGTCAGAGCAGCTATTACTTCTGTTACGGATATTAATAGAAAACGCGCAGTGATTCGTGTTGTTGCGGTTTCTGGAACGCTGAAGGCGCTTCGAAGAAAGTTGTTTGAACATTAG
- a CDS encoding hydrogenase 3 maturation endopeptidase HyCI, whose amino-acid sequence MNKFADFKVAVKKWVKNAEKIVVVGVGNELRRDDFVGVEIVRGLKDKVSRLVMLIESETVPESFIEPITKFNPTHILVIDAGLLGLEPGEAKLVESSKIPSSPSVAISTHALPLKIFCEYLKKAIGAKIALIIIQPQRTDFGEGLSRKVERAAGKLKKTLTEILSTI is encoded by the coding sequence ATGAATAAATTTGCAGACTTTAAAGTCGCGGTTAAGAAGTGGGTGAAGAATGCAGAGAAAATTGTCGTAGTTGGCGTTGGCAATGAACTACGCAGAGACGACTTCGTTGGTGTTGAAATAGTAAGAGGATTAAAAGATAAAGTTTCTAGGCTCGTGATGCTTATTGAAAGTGAAACCGTACCTGAAAGCTTTATAGAACCAATAACCAAGTTTAACCCTACTCACATTTTAGTTATTGACGCAGGTTTACTGGGGCTAGAGCCGGGTGAAGCCAAGCTCGTGGAATCAAGCAAAATACCAAGTTCACCCTCAGTGGCAATTTCAACCCACGCTCTTCCCCTTAAAATATTCTGTGAATACTTGAAAAAAGCGATAGGTGCTAAAATCGCCTTAATAATTATACAGCCTCAAAGAACTGATTTCGGTGAAGGCTTGAGCAGGAAAGTTGAAAGGGCTGCTGGAAAGTTGAAAAAAACTTTGACTGAAATCCTGAGTACAATTTGA
- a CDS encoding ArsR family transcriptional regulator, translated as MRRSKLEMYVDILKVLSQRGPLKLTHIMYKANVNCSVLKQYLEFLIQQNLVEERTVGKKRVVYAITHRGITVLKHFRELKTVLPIIEESRRLPAIL; from the coding sequence ATGCGACGCTCCAAACTTGAAATGTACGTAGATATCCTAAAAGTTCTGTCTCAACGTGGGCCTCTCAAACTAACTCATATTATGTACAAAGCTAATGTCAACTGTAGCGTCCTCAAGCAGTACCTAGAATTTTTAATCCAACAAAACCTTGTCGAAGAACGAACAGTCGGCAAAAAACGCGTAGTCTACGCCATAACTCATCGAGGAATTACAGTCCTAAAGCACTTCCGTGAACTCAAAACAGTCCTTCCGATAATAGAGGAATCACGGCGCTTACCAGCTATTCTCTAA
- a CDS encoding transcriptional regulator: protein MSKSLGKSPTVLLEKIRESLDKLNEKMEVFIELQKQRRNQDFIVQDLPEALDVMTLLSLPDHLRKTAITICKLGRATAQEVAEQTKRARAVESGYLNQLVLMSYLKKERKGRKAYFFVEK, encoded by the coding sequence ATAAGCAAATCGCTTGGGAAGAGCCCTACTGTGTTGCTGGAAAAGATTAGAGAAAGCTTAGATAAACTCAATGAAAAGATGGAAGTTTTCATCGAGCTTCAGAAGCAAAGAAGAAACCAAGACTTTATTGTTCAAGACTTGCCTGAAGCTTTAGATGTAATGACTCTTCTATCGTTGCCTGACCATTTGAGAAAAACAGCAATAACGATTTGCAAGCTTGGACGTGCTACTGCGCAGGAGGTAGCAGAGCAGACGAAGCGTGCGCGGGCAGTGGAAAGTGGCTATCTAAATCAGCTTGTTCTAATGAGTTATTTGAAGAAAGAAAGAAAGGGACGCAAAGCCTATTTCTTTGTTGAAAAGTAA
- a CDS encoding MinD/ParA family protein: protein MGKIIAIHSYKGGTGKTLLTINLAATYARRGKKVCVLDLDFRAPSLQSIFKLHGSEYWLNDYLNGACEINKVLFNYTPQCECSGTMLVGLANPATEALRDMSAKDRKWEMRALGRLLSLKNTLLNDMELDYLLLDTSPGLQYSSINAIVSADLILVVSTIDASDIEGTKRMTHELYDLFEKKTAILMNKVPIEFLSTPVERDSVYKRFENTHTLPILKIIPCYCDVLRAGGTKIFVRDEPDHPFTEHIQEIATKIEKF, encoded by the coding sequence TTGGGCAAAATCATAGCCATTCACAGTTACAAGGGCGGTACGGGAAAAACACTTTTAACGATAAACCTTGCCGCTACATATGCAAGAAGGGGGAAGAAAGTCTGTGTTCTCGATTTGGATTTTCGTGCACCCAGCCTTCAATCCATCTTTAAACTACATGGTTCTGAATATTGGCTAAACGATTATCTGAATGGCGCTTGTGAAATCAATAAAGTCCTATTTAATTACACTCCTCAATGCGAATGCAGCGGTACAATGTTGGTAGGATTAGCGAATCCAGCGACTGAAGCCTTGCGGGACATGTCCGCGAAGGATCGCAAATGGGAGATGCGAGCCCTGGGACGATTATTATCACTGAAGAATACACTTCTTAACGACATGGAATTGGACTACCTTTTGCTTGATACTAGTCCAGGACTGCAATATTCTTCTATAAATGCAATAGTGAGCGCAGATCTTATTCTTGTCGTGAGCACGATAGACGCGTCTGATATTGAAGGGACTAAAAGGATGACGCATGAGTTGTATGACTTGTTTGAGAAGAAAACGGCGATTTTGATGAACAAGGTGCCTATTGAGTTTCTGTCGACTCCAGTAGAAAGAGATAGCGTATACAAACGTTTTGAGAACACTCATACTTTACCCATTTTGAAGATAATACCGTGTTATTGTGATGTGCTGCGTGCTGGCGGAACAAAGATATTTGTAAGAGACGAACCTGATCACCCCTTTACTGAGCATATTCAAGAGATCGCCACGAAAATAGAGAAGTTTTAA
- a CDS encoding HD domain-containing protein, which translates to MRIIAKRLGKNEDEWELVGLLHDLDYGTVRNDMSKHGIVAAESLKGKLSKSALHAIKAHDHRTGFKSKSTLDTSLIAVDALAAFIEDSRIKKIPLDIKILKSRINNESLPKPWLKELILTCEDLCMSLEEFFKLGLEQSELISN; encoded by the coding sequence ATGCGGATCATTGCAAAAAGACTTGGCAAGAACGAAGATGAGTGGGAACTTGTTGGGTTGCTCCACGACTTAGACTATGGCACTGTCAGAAACGATATGAGCAAGCATGGCATCGTGGCTGCAGAAAGTCTGAAGGGAAAGTTGTCAAAAAGTGCTCTCCACGCCATAAAAGCCCACGACCACCGAACAGGTTTTAAATCAAAAAGCACCCTAGACACATCACTTATAGCAGTTGATGCCTTAGCCGCTTTCATCGAAGATTCGAGGATTAAGAAGATACCGCTGGATATCAAAATTTTGAAGAGCAGAATAAATAATGAGTCCCTTCCTAAGCCATGGTTGAAGGAGCTGATATTAACCTGCGAAGACTTATGTATGTCGCTAGAAGAATTTTTTAAACTGGGATTAGAGCAAAGTGAGCTAATCTCCAATTAG